In Streptomyces longhuiensis, the following proteins share a genomic window:
- a CDS encoding prenyltransferase/squalene oxidase repeat-containing protein yields MTSPGKTEHLVLPGVLTAEQAAATVRGLLAVQREDGAIPWFRGHHLDPWDHTEAAMALDVAGEHDAAERAYAWLARHQNEDGSWYAAYADGDAGDITDHGRETNFVAYVAVGAWHHYLSTGDDAFLDRMWPTVYAAMEFVLRLQQPGGQIGWKREPDGTPVDEALLTGSSSVHHALRCALAIAEQREEPQPDWELAAGSLRHAIRRHPERFLDKDRYSMDWYYPVLGGALTGSEAEERIQASWDRFVVPGLGVRCVVPNPWVTGGESAELALALWAVGESDRALEILQSIQHLRDPESGLYWTGYVFDDRAVWPRELTAWTAGSVLLAVAALGGDEATCSVFGGRLPAGFEPDCCEGSPAQ; encoded by the coding sequence GTGACGAGCCCGGGGAAGACCGAACACCTCGTCCTGCCCGGCGTACTGACCGCCGAGCAGGCCGCCGCGACCGTCCGCGGGCTCCTCGCCGTGCAGCGCGAGGACGGCGCCATACCCTGGTTCCGTGGCCACCACCTCGACCCGTGGGACCACACCGAGGCCGCCATGGCCCTCGACGTGGCCGGCGAGCACGACGCCGCCGAACGCGCCTACGCCTGGCTCGCCCGCCACCAGAACGAGGACGGCTCCTGGTACGCGGCCTACGCCGACGGGGACGCCGGTGACATCACCGACCACGGCCGCGAGACCAACTTCGTCGCCTACGTCGCCGTGGGCGCCTGGCACCACTACCTCTCCACCGGCGACGACGCCTTCCTCGACCGCATGTGGCCCACCGTGTACGCGGCCATGGAGTTCGTACTGCGGCTCCAGCAGCCCGGCGGGCAGATCGGCTGGAAGCGCGAGCCGGACGGGACACCCGTCGACGAGGCGCTCCTGACCGGCAGTTCGTCCGTGCACCACGCGCTGCGGTGCGCCCTCGCGATCGCCGAGCAGCGTGAAGAGCCCCAACCCGACTGGGAGTTGGCGGCCGGCAGCCTGCGGCACGCGATCCGCCGCCACCCCGAGCGGTTCCTCGACAAGGACCGCTACTCGATGGACTGGTACTACCCCGTCCTCGGCGGCGCCCTCACCGGCTCGGAGGCCGAGGAGCGCATCCAGGCGTCCTGGGACCGCTTCGTCGTCCCCGGACTCGGCGTGCGCTGTGTCGTCCCCAACCCGTGGGTCACCGGCGGCGAGAGCGCCGAACTCGCCCTCGCCCTGTGGGCGGTGGGCGAGTCCGACCGCGCGCTGGAGATCCTCCAGTCGATCCAGCACCTGCGCGACCCGGAGTCGGGCCTGTACTGGACCGGCTACGTCTTCGACGACCGGGCCGTCTGGCCGAGGGAACTGACCGCGTGGACAGCCGGTTCGGTGCTGCTCGCCGTCGCCGCGCTCGGCGGCGACGA